One part of the Micrococcus sp. 2A genome encodes these proteins:
- a CDS encoding thiamine pyrophosphate-dependent enzyme: protein MTLVHPTPVEHGSTDPAAGHTPLEDGHASAGATLQVLDAEGTRVPSPELDPWLEDVDAAVLADLFRSMTVVRRLDTEATHLQRQGELALWPPLLGQEASQVGSAAALRADDFVFPSYRENGVALLRGVPALDLLRVWRGSTFSGWDPKTTGVATQQIIIGAQALHAVGYAMGVQRDQADAATIVYFGDGATSQGDVNEAMVFSATYQSPVVFFCQNNHWAISEPVGLQARRNIADRPWGFGIPALRVDGNDVLAVLAATRQAVARAAEGGGPTFIEAVTYRMGPHTTADDPTRYQDPEVLEAWRARDPLARVEAHLASLGEDVDAIRAEAQAAADELAAEVRRALEGLVEDGPDTMFSEVYAEPHQELERQHRDHGLFLAQFDDEEAGA from the coding sequence ATGACCCTGGTGCACCCCACCCCCGTGGAGCACGGCTCCACCGATCCCGCCGCCGGCCACACCCCCCTCGAGGACGGGCACGCGTCCGCGGGCGCGACGCTGCAGGTGCTCGACGCCGAGGGGACCCGCGTCCCCTCGCCGGAGCTCGATCCGTGGCTGGAGGACGTGGACGCCGCCGTCCTCGCGGACCTCTTCCGCAGCATGACCGTGGTGCGCCGGCTGGACACGGAGGCCACCCACCTGCAGCGCCAGGGTGAACTCGCCCTGTGGCCCCCGCTGCTGGGCCAGGAGGCGTCCCAGGTGGGCTCGGCCGCCGCCCTGCGCGCGGACGACTTCGTCTTCCCCTCGTATCGCGAGAACGGCGTGGCCCTGCTGCGCGGCGTCCCCGCCCTGGACCTGCTGCGCGTGTGGCGGGGATCCACGTTCTCCGGCTGGGATCCCAAGACCACCGGCGTGGCCACCCAGCAGATCATCATCGGCGCCCAGGCGCTGCACGCCGTCGGCTACGCGATGGGCGTCCAGCGCGACCAGGCCGACGCCGCCACGATCGTCTACTTCGGCGACGGCGCCACGAGCCAGGGCGACGTGAACGAGGCCATGGTCTTCAGCGCGACCTACCAGTCGCCCGTCGTGTTCTTCTGCCAGAACAACCACTGGGCCATCTCCGAGCCCGTGGGGCTGCAGGCCCGTCGGAACATCGCGGACCGCCCGTGGGGCTTCGGCATCCCCGCCCTGCGCGTGGACGGCAACGACGTCCTCGCGGTGCTGGCGGCCACGCGCCAGGCTGTGGCCCGCGCGGCCGAGGGCGGCGGCCCCACCTTCATCGAGGCGGTCACCTACCGCATGGGCCCGCACACGACCGCGGACGACCCCACGCGCTACCAGGACCCCGAGGTGCTCGAGGCCTGGCGCGCCCGCGACCCCCTGGCGCGTGTCGAGGCGCACCTGGCCTCGCTCGGCGAGGACGTGGACGCGATCCGCGCCGAGGCCCAGGCGGCCGCCGACGAGCTGGCCGCGGAGGTCCGCCGCGCGCTCGAGGGACTCGTGGAGGACGGGCCGGACACGATGTTCTCGGAGGTGTACGCGGAGCCGCACCAGGAGCTGGAGCGCCAGCACCGGGACCACGGGCTGTTCCTAGCCCAGTTCGACGACGAGGAGGCAGGCGCATGA
- a CDS encoding phosphatidate cytidylyltransferase: MTPAPITAPPRGGRDLKSAVVVGVGLLAVALVGLLWLPWVLVTLLVALLLGGVSEVAAAVRGIGMDVPRPPLWIAAAALPLATWWGGVPALFLALLASLLAVCLWTAATRRRPTGQFILAGVFVVLWAPFLLSFGVALFAQPHGRMMVLCLLLMVVSNDTFGYAVGYRFGRTPIAPRISPRKSWEGLGGSLAGSVLVGVVAVPLLVGQPWWVGALLGVLTVAAATCGDFSESMVKRELGIKDMSSMLPGHGGIMDRLDSLVFAAPVAYTVMALPFT; the protein is encoded by the coding sequence ATGACACCCGCCCCCATCACCGCGCCCCCGCGCGGCGGCCGCGACCTCAAGTCCGCCGTCGTCGTGGGGGTCGGCCTGTTGGCCGTCGCCCTGGTGGGCCTCTTGTGGCTGCCGTGGGTGCTGGTGACGCTCCTCGTGGCGCTGCTCCTGGGCGGGGTCTCCGAGGTGGCGGCCGCCGTGCGGGGGATCGGGATGGACGTCCCACGTCCGCCGCTGTGGATCGCCGCGGCGGCCCTGCCGCTGGCCACGTGGTGGGGCGGCGTCCCCGCCCTGTTCCTGGCGTTGCTCGCCTCACTCCTGGCCGTGTGCCTCTGGACGGCGGCCACGCGGCGTCGGCCCACGGGGCAGTTCATCCTCGCCGGCGTGTTCGTGGTGCTGTGGGCCCCCTTCCTGCTCTCCTTCGGCGTGGCGCTGTTCGCCCAGCCGCACGGGCGCATGATGGTGCTGTGCCTGCTCCTCATGGTGGTGTCCAACGACACGTTCGGCTACGCCGTGGGCTACCGCTTCGGCCGCACGCCCATCGCCCCGCGCATCAGCCCCAGGAAGTCGTGGGAGGGCCTCGGCGGCTCCCTGGCCGGCTCCGTGCTGGTGGGCGTCGTGGCGGTGCCGCTGCTGGTGGGCCAGCCCTGGTGGGTGGGCGCGCTGCTGGGCGTGCTCACCGTGGCGGCCGCCACGTGCGGCGACTTCTCCGAGTCGATGGTCAAGCGCGAGCTCGGCATCAAGGACATGTCCTCGATGCTCCCGGGCCACGGCGGGATCATGGACCGACTCGACTCCCTGGTCTTCGCGGCGCCCGTGGCCTACACGGTCATGGCGCTGCCGTTCACCTGA
- the frr gene encoding ribosome recycling factor, translating into MIQETLQSAQEQMDRTIEATREDFAAVRTGRANPGLYSKVMVDYYGSYTPLQQLASFTTTDARTLLITPFDSSALRNIEKALSESEIGANPSNDGKVIRVVMPELTEERRKEYVKLVKSKAEEHKVSIRNARRKAKEAMDKAVKDGEIGEDEGTRGEKDLDALTKKHVDLVDEMSKKKEAELLEV; encoded by the coding sequence GTGATCCAGGAGACCCTGCAGTCCGCGCAAGAGCAGATGGACCGCACCATCGAGGCCACGCGCGAGGACTTCGCCGCCGTGCGCACCGGCCGCGCCAACCCCGGGCTGTACTCCAAGGTGATGGTGGACTACTACGGCTCCTACACCCCGCTGCAGCAGCTCGCGTCCTTCACCACCACGGACGCCCGCACGCTGCTCATCACGCCCTTCGACTCCAGCGCCCTGCGCAACATCGAGAAGGCGCTGTCCGAGTCGGAGATCGGCGCCAACCCGTCCAACGACGGCAAGGTCATCCGCGTGGTCATGCCGGAGCTGACCGAGGAGCGCCGCAAGGAGTACGTGAAGCTCGTGAAGTCGAAGGCGGAGGAGCACAAGGTCTCCATCCGCAACGCCCGCCGCAAGGCCAAGGAGGCCATGGACAAGGCGGTCAAGGACGGCGAGATCGGCGAGGACGAGGGCACGCGCGGCGAGAAGGACCTGGACGCGCTGACCAAGAAGCACGTCGACCTCGTGGACGAGATGTCGAAGAAGAAGGAAGCCGAGCTGCTCGAGGTCTGA
- a CDS encoding alpha-ketoacid dehydrogenase subunit beta: MSERMTFGRAINRGLHRALAEDPKVLLMGEDIGALGGVFRITDGLQEEFGRDRVLDTPLAESGIVGTAVGLAMRGYRPVVEIQFDGFVYPAFDQIVANLAKLRARTRGAVPMPVTVRIPFGGGIGSPEHHSESPEAYFLHTAGLRVVSPSSPQDGYDMIRGAIASDDPVIYLEPKRRYHDKGEVDVDAAVPPLSPARILRPGSDVTLVSYGPLVKTALQAAEVAAEEGVDVEVVDLRSLSPIDTGLVESSVRRTGRLVVAHEASRTGGLGAELVATVAERAFHWLEAPPVRVTGMDVPYPPAKLEHLHLPDLDRILDGVDRAMGRPNSLDSVDAFAAPQTAEQFLAAHAAGADGEETR; encoded by the coding sequence ATGAGCGAGCGCATGACGTTCGGCCGCGCGATCAACCGCGGCCTCCACCGGGCCCTGGCGGAGGACCCCAAGGTCCTGCTCATGGGCGAGGACATCGGCGCGCTCGGCGGTGTCTTCCGGATCACGGACGGGCTCCAGGAGGAGTTCGGCAGGGACCGCGTGCTGGACACCCCGCTCGCCGAGTCCGGGATCGTCGGCACGGCCGTGGGCCTGGCGATGCGCGGCTACCGGCCCGTCGTCGAGATCCAGTTCGACGGCTTCGTGTACCCGGCCTTCGACCAGATCGTGGCGAACCTGGCCAAGCTGCGGGCCCGTACCCGGGGCGCCGTGCCCATGCCGGTGACCGTCCGCATCCCCTTCGGCGGCGGCATCGGCTCGCCCGAGCACCACTCCGAGTCGCCCGAGGCGTACTTCCTGCACACCGCGGGCCTGCGCGTGGTCTCCCCGTCCTCTCCGCAGGACGGGTACGACATGATCCGCGGCGCCATCGCCTCGGACGACCCGGTCATCTACCTCGAGCCCAAGCGCCGCTACCACGACAAGGGCGAGGTGGACGTGGACGCCGCCGTCCCGCCGCTGAGCCCCGCGCGCATCCTGCGCCCCGGCTCCGACGTCACGCTCGTCTCGTACGGACCGCTCGTGAAGACGGCCCTGCAGGCCGCCGAGGTGGCCGCCGAGGAGGGCGTGGACGTGGAGGTCGTGGACCTGCGCAGCCTCTCGCCGATCGACACGGGCCTGGTGGAGTCCTCGGTGCGCCGCACCGGCCGGCTCGTGGTGGCCCACGAGGCCTCCCGCACGGGCGGTCTGGGCGCGGAGCTCGTGGCCACCGTGGCCGAGCGCGCGTTCCACTGGCTCGAGGCTCCGCCGGTGCGCGTCACCGGCATGGACGTCCCGTACCCGCCGGCCAAGCTCGAGCACCTGCACCTGCCGGACCTCGACCGCATCCTCGACGGCGTGGACCGCGCGATGGGCCGGCCCAACTCGCTGGACTCCGTGGACGCGTTCGCCGCCCCGCAGACCGCAGAGCAGTTCCTCGCCGCGCACGCCGCCGGCGCCGACGGGGAGGAGACCCGATGA
- a CDS encoding DivIVA domain-containing protein, with protein sequence MTPRPPKDAVPSADHVFQTVESDEIGYEPTHVDAFMERAREAAEGRGELTPEQVRQARFATVDGGYATDEVDDALDRLEEALTAAERDAVVREHGDGEWDAALEESTRELLDRADRAPAERFRRPTREDAPAYAVDDVDALLDRLRATLGSTHRVTAERGDAADRPLTADDVRRSSFAEAEGRDGYDEAQVDVYLDAAVDVLLRRG encoded by the coding sequence ATGACCCCCCGCCCCCCGAAGGACGCCGTTCCCTCCGCCGACCACGTCTTCCAGACCGTCGAGTCGGACGAGATCGGCTACGAGCCCACCCACGTGGACGCGTTCATGGAGCGCGCCCGCGAGGCCGCCGAGGGACGCGGCGAGCTCACCCCCGAGCAGGTGCGCCAGGCTCGCTTCGCCACCGTGGACGGCGGCTACGCCACCGACGAGGTGGACGACGCCCTGGACCGCCTCGAGGAGGCCCTCACCGCCGCTGAGCGGGACGCCGTCGTGCGCGAGCACGGCGACGGGGAGTGGGACGCCGCGCTCGAGGAGAGCACCCGCGAGCTCCTGGACCGCGCGGACCGCGCACCCGCCGAGCGCTTCCGCCGCCCCACCCGCGAGGACGCCCCCGCCTACGCCGTCGACGACGTCGATGCCCTCCTCGACCGACTCCGCGCGACCCTCGGGAGCACGCATCGGGTCACCGCTGAGCGCGGCGACGCCGCGGACCGTCCGCTGACCGCCGACGACGTCCGCCGGTCGTCCTTCGCCGAGGCCGAGGGCCGCGACGGCTACGACGAGGCGCAGGTGGACGTCTACCTGGACGCCGCCGTCGACGTGCTGCTGCGCCGCGGCTGA
- the pyrH gene encoding UMP kinase, which produces MESNRAPAAPRTAETAQQNADETGRRRVLLKLSGEVFGGGSVGVDPVTVSGIAEQIAAAADRVEIAIVVGGGNFFRGAELSESGMDRRRADYMGMLGTVMNCLALQDFLLQAGVSTRVQSAIHMEQVAESYIPLRAIRHMQKGRVVIFGAGTGLPYFSTDTVAAQRALEVGADEVLMAKSGVDGVYTADPKKDPTARRLEHLTYDEALLNNIRVMDLTAMTMCKDNDLSMRVFGMEGPGNVTRALLGEPIGTTVTP; this is translated from the coding sequence ATGGAGTCCAACCGCGCCCCCGCAGCCCCCCGCACGGCCGAGACCGCGCAGCAGAACGCCGACGAGACGGGCCGGCGCCGCGTCCTGCTCAAGCTCTCGGGCGAGGTGTTCGGGGGCGGGAGCGTCGGCGTGGACCCCGTGACCGTCAGCGGGATCGCCGAGCAGATCGCCGCCGCGGCCGACCGGGTGGAGATCGCCATCGTCGTCGGCGGCGGCAACTTCTTCCGCGGCGCCGAGCTCTCCGAGAGCGGCATGGACCGCCGGCGCGCCGACTACATGGGCATGCTCGGCACCGTGATGAACTGCCTGGCCCTGCAGGACTTCCTCCTCCAGGCCGGCGTGTCCACGCGCGTGCAGTCCGCCATCCACATGGAGCAGGTGGCCGAGTCCTACATCCCGCTGCGCGCCATCCGCCACATGCAGAAGGGCCGCGTCGTGATCTTCGGCGCCGGCACCGGCCTGCCCTACTTCTCCACCGACACCGTGGCCGCACAGCGGGCGCTCGAGGTGGGCGCGGACGAGGTGCTGATGGCCAAGTCCGGCGTGGACGGCGTGTATACCGCGGACCCCAAGAAGGACCCCACGGCCCGGCGCCTGGAGCACCTGACGTACGACGAGGCGCTGCTGAACAACATCCGCGTGATGGACCTGACCGCCATGACCATGTGCAAGGACAACGACCTGAGCATGCGCGTGTTCGGCATGGAGGGCCCGGGCAACGTGACCCGCGCGCTGCTCGGCGAGCCGATCGGCACCACCGTCACCCCGTGA
- a CDS encoding TetR/AcrR family transcriptional regulator, with amino-acid sequence MPSAAPSAAPSAETPGAAPPRADAPAPTARLAAKARRRADLLAAAARLFAASGFDAVRLEDIGAACGISGPAVYRHFANKAAVLREILETASRDLLAGALATEGTQAPGETVLRALIAFHADFALENRDVIRVQDRDLRALPAAERAEVTATQRAYIDVWARQLTALHPDDDAAAAVFRAQAVLGLLNSTPRSVRRTPADRAARRATLIAMAWAAVAAHA; translated from the coding sequence ATGCCCTCCGCAGCACCCTCCGCCGCACCCTCCGCCGAGACCCCGGGCGCGGCCCCGCCCCGCGCCGACGCACCCGCCCCCACGGCCCGTCTGGCCGCGAAGGCTCGGCGCCGGGCGGACCTGTTGGCCGCGGCCGCCCGACTGTTCGCGGCGAGCGGGTTCGACGCGGTGCGCCTCGAGGACATCGGCGCGGCATGCGGGATCAGCGGGCCCGCCGTCTACCGGCACTTCGCGAACAAGGCCGCCGTGCTCCGGGAGATCCTGGAGACGGCCAGCCGCGACCTCCTGGCGGGCGCGCTCGCCACGGAGGGCACGCAGGCCCCGGGCGAGACCGTGCTGCGCGCGCTCATCGCCTTCCACGCCGACTTCGCCCTGGAGAACCGGGACGTGATCCGCGTGCAGGACCGGGACCTGCGGGCGCTGCCCGCCGCCGAGCGCGCCGAGGTCACGGCCACGCAGCGCGCCTACATCGACGTGTGGGCGCGGCAGCTCACCGCGCTGCACCCCGACGACGACGCCGCCGCGGCGGTCTTCCGGGCCCAGGCGGTCCTCGGGCTGCTCAACTCGACGCCGCGCTCCGTGCGCCGCACGCCCGCGGACCGGGCCGCGCGTCGGGCGACCCTGATCGCGATGGCATGGGCCGCCGTCGCGGCCCACGCCTGA
- a CDS encoding dihydrolipoamide acetyltransferase family protein, translating into MSQKTFRLPDLGEGLTESDIAMWRVAVGDAVTVNQTLAEVETAKAVVEVSSPLAGVVAQLHAEEGATVEVGAPLVTFTVEGAGDDPAGSVGDGGRVPTLVGYGAAPDAGKPGRRVRRGAGPSTAVESAPVAGPEEAPDAPGEAPALAAETEPIAPAVERGTGERPRCTPPVRLFAKRSGVDLTSLTGSGAGGVITREDVEAFLRAAQPAAAEPAAASSAPSSAGDATGSVRTLGGRPREVDVPVKGVRKATAAAMVQSAFTAPHVTEFLQVDVTETLELLAELKADRAFRDVKLTPMTLTARACLLAMERTPDVNARWDEARGVIVQQNAVNLGFAAATPRGLMVPNVKDAQAMDLRALGQAIAGLTSTAREGALGPAELTGGTFTITNVGVFGVDTGTPIINPGEAAILCLGAVRRMPWEHRGEIALRDVVTLSLSFDHRLVDGEQGSRFLADVGAMLRRPGMTLAMV; encoded by the coding sequence ATGAGCCAGAAGACGTTCCGCCTGCCCGACCTGGGCGAGGGCCTGACCGAGTCCGACATCGCCATGTGGCGCGTCGCCGTCGGCGACGCGGTCACCGTCAATCAGACCCTCGCCGAGGTCGAGACGGCCAAGGCCGTCGTCGAGGTCTCGAGCCCCTTGGCCGGCGTCGTGGCCCAGCTGCACGCCGAGGAGGGCGCCACCGTCGAGGTGGGCGCCCCGCTCGTCACCTTCACGGTGGAGGGCGCCGGGGATGATCCCGCAGGCTCCGTCGGCGACGGCGGCCGGGTGCCCACGCTCGTGGGCTACGGCGCCGCGCCCGACGCCGGCAAGCCGGGTCGGCGCGTCCGCCGCGGTGCGGGTCCGTCCACCGCGGTCGAGTCGGCCCCCGTCGCCGGCCCCGAGGAGGCCCCCGACGCCCCGGGCGAGGCGCCGGCGCTCGCCGCGGAGACGGAGCCCATCGCCCCGGCCGTCGAGCGCGGCACGGGGGAGCGCCCCCGGTGCACCCCGCCGGTGCGCCTGTTCGCCAAGCGCAGCGGGGTCGACCTGACGTCCCTGACCGGCTCGGGGGCCGGCGGGGTGATCACCCGCGAGGACGTCGAGGCGTTCCTGCGGGCCGCCCAGCCTGCGGCCGCCGAGCCCGCGGCCGCGTCGTCCGCGCCGTCGTCCGCTGGCGATGCGACCGGCTCCGTGCGCACCCTGGGCGGGCGTCCGCGCGAGGTGGACGTCCCCGTCAAGGGCGTGCGCAAGGCGACCGCGGCGGCCATGGTGCAGTCGGCGTTCACCGCGCCGCACGTCACCGAGTTCCTCCAGGTGGACGTGACCGAGACCCTCGAGCTGCTGGCCGAGCTCAAGGCCGACCGCGCGTTCCGCGACGTCAAGCTCACCCCCATGACGCTCACCGCCCGAGCCTGCCTGCTGGCCATGGAGCGCACCCCGGACGTCAACGCGCGCTGGGACGAGGCGCGCGGCGTGATCGTGCAGCAGAACGCCGTGAACCTCGGCTTCGCCGCCGCGACGCCCCGCGGGCTCATGGTGCCCAACGTCAAGGACGCCCAGGCCATGGACCTCAGGGCCCTGGGCCAGGCGATCGCCGGGCTGACGTCGACGGCGCGCGAGGGCGCGCTGGGTCCGGCCGAGCTGACGGGCGGCACGTTCACCATCACCAACGTCGGCGTGTTCGGCGTGGACACCGGCACCCCCATCATCAACCCGGGGGAGGCGGCCATCCTGTGCCTCGGCGCCGTGCGCCGCATGCCGTGGGAGCACCGCGGGGAGATCGCGCTGCGCGACGTCGTCACGCTCTCGCTCTCCTTCGACCACCGCCTCGTGGACGGCGAGCAGGGCTCGCGCTTCCTCGCCGACGTCGGTGCGATGCTGCGCCGGCCCGGGATGACCCTGGCGATGGTCTGA
- a CDS encoding carboxyl transferase domain-containing protein, whose amino-acid sequence MTAGPTAEASAAPASAAERHAAGHARLEAELAELVARTALGGSESARARHTGRGKLLVRDRIDALLDEGSPFLEIAALAAHGVYGEDSPAAAGVVAGIGLVHGRAVMVVGNDATVKGGTYYPLTVKKHLRAQEIALENHLPCLYLVDSGGAFLPKQDEVFPDREHFGRIFRNQALLSSRRIPQLAAVCGSSTAGGAYVPAMCDETVIVREQGTIFLGGPPLVKAAIGEDVTPEDLGGGRLHAERSGVADHLADDDVHAMQLLRDIVATLPAPARPAWEVHPSLEPAKDPGELTSVVPVDVNAPYDVHEVIDRLVDADSVHEFKPLYGTTLVTAFARIDGHPVGILANNGILFGDSARKGAHFIELCDQRGIPLLFLQNISGFMVGRDAEAGGIARDGAKMVTAVATCRVPKLTVVIGGSFGAGNYAMCGRAYSPRFLWMWPNARISVMGGPQASAVLTQVKQDQRAAKGEEPMTAEEVEAFQAPVRQQYDEQGSPLYSTARLWDDGIITPEQTRRVLAMALDVISRAPLPDARFGLFRM is encoded by the coding sequence ATGACCGCCGGTCCCACCGCGGAGGCATCGGCCGCGCCCGCCAGCGCCGCCGAGCGCCACGCCGCCGGCCATGCCCGCCTCGAGGCGGAGCTCGCCGAGCTCGTCGCCCGCACCGCGCTCGGCGGCTCCGAGTCCGCCCGCGCGCGGCACACCGGCCGCGGCAAGCTCCTGGTGCGGGACCGCATCGACGCGCTCCTCGACGAGGGCTCGCCGTTCCTCGAGATCGCCGCGCTCGCCGCGCACGGCGTGTACGGCGAGGACAGCCCGGCCGCCGCCGGCGTCGTGGCGGGCATCGGCCTGGTCCACGGCCGCGCCGTGATGGTGGTGGGCAACGACGCCACCGTGAAGGGCGGCACCTACTACCCGCTGACCGTGAAGAAGCACCTGCGTGCCCAGGAGATCGCCCTCGAGAACCACCTGCCCTGCCTCTACCTCGTGGACTCGGGCGGCGCGTTCCTGCCGAAGCAGGACGAGGTGTTCCCGGACCGGGAGCACTTCGGCCGGATCTTCCGCAACCAGGCACTGCTCTCCTCGCGCCGGATCCCGCAGCTCGCGGCCGTGTGCGGCTCCTCCACCGCGGGCGGCGCGTACGTGCCCGCCATGTGCGACGAGACCGTGATCGTCCGCGAGCAGGGCACCATCTTCCTCGGAGGCCCGCCCCTCGTGAAGGCCGCGATCGGCGAGGACGTCACCCCCGAGGACCTCGGCGGCGGGCGCCTGCACGCCGAGCGCTCGGGCGTGGCGGACCACCTGGCCGACGACGACGTCCACGCCATGCAGCTGCTGCGGGACATCGTGGCCACCCTGCCCGCGCCGGCCCGCCCCGCGTGGGAGGTGCACCCCTCCCTCGAGCCCGCGAAGGACCCGGGGGAGCTGACCTCCGTCGTGCCGGTGGACGTCAACGCCCCGTACGACGTGCACGAGGTGATCGACCGCCTCGTGGACGCCGACTCGGTGCACGAGTTCAAGCCGCTCTACGGCACCACGCTCGTCACCGCCTTCGCTCGCATCGACGGCCACCCCGTGGGCATCCTGGCCAACAACGGCATCCTCTTCGGCGACTCGGCCCGCAAGGGCGCGCACTTCATCGAGCTGTGCGACCAGCGCGGCATCCCGCTGCTGTTCCTCCAGAACATCTCCGGCTTCATGGTGGGCCGGGACGCGGAGGCCGGCGGCATCGCCCGCGACGGCGCGAAGATGGTCACCGCCGTCGCCACGTGTCGCGTGCCCAAGCTGACCGTGGTGATCGGCGGCTCGTTCGGCGCCGGCAACTATGCGATGTGCGGCCGCGCCTACTCCCCGCGGTTCCTCTGGATGTGGCCCAACGCCCGCATCTCCGTGATGGGCGGGCCGCAGGCCTCCGCCGTGCTGACCCAGGTCAAGCAGGACCAGCGCGCCGCGAAGGGGGAGGAGCCGATGACCGCCGAGGAGGTCGAGGCCTTCCAGGCCCCCGTGCGGCAGCAGTACGACGAGCAGGGCAGCCCCCTCTACTCCACGGCCCGCCTGTGGGACGACGGCATCATCACCCCCGAACAGACCCGCCGCGTGCTCGCCATGGCCCTCGACGTCATCTCCCGAGCCCCCCTGCCGGACGCCCGCTTCGGCCTCTTCCGGATGTGA